Proteins encoded by one window of Haliotis asinina isolate JCU_RB_2024 chromosome 6, JCU_Hal_asi_v2, whole genome shotgun sequence:
- the LOC137286318 gene encoding alpha-L-fucosidase-like produces MISCPKMKRLLEGSLLLTFVCLCVATPTAKDKAKLLRYEPNWASIDSRPLPAWYDEAKLGIFVHWGIFSVPSFGSEWFWWLWQGQKVPAVVAFMKNNYRPDWTYADFARDFTAEFFDPVQWADIFNASGAQYVVLVSKHHEGYCNWPTNVSFNWNSQMLGPNRDLVGELAQAVRENTKIRFGLYHSLFEWFHPLYLQDKANNFSTSRFVDEKTIPELIEISERYKPEVIWSDGDWEAPSSYWKSPEFLAWLYNDSPTRDSVVTNDRWGKDATCHHGGFLTCMDRYNPGTLQPRKFENAMTIDKKSWGFRRNADLAAYLNIEEILATFAETISCGGNMLINVGPTKYGMISAIYEERFRQLGSWLSVNGEGIYSTKPWTSQNDTVTKGVWYVQKNSNVYAIVLNWPEEELQLGAPKATAATTVSLLGYDGNFNYQDRSGGGITIQIPPIPINKMPCEWAWIFKLTGLQS; encoded by the exons ATGATATCTTGCCCCAAGATGAAGAGGCTCCTTGAAGGCTCCCTGCTCCTTacctttgtctgtctgtgtgtggcAACACCAACAGCAAAGGATAAAGCAAAACTTCTTCGATATGAACCAAACTGGGCTTCAATAGATTCCAGACCTCTGCCAGCATGGTATGATGAAGCCAAACTTGGAATCTTCGTCCACTGGGGTATATTTTCTGTGCCCAGTTTTGGATCTGAATGGTTCTGGTGGCTCTGGCAAGGCCAGAAAGTTCCTGCTGTTGTTGCTTTCATGAAAAATAACTATCGACCAGACTGGACTTATGCTGATTTTGCAAGGGATTTTACTGCTGAGTTTTTCGATCCAGTACAGTGGGCAGACATATTCAATGCATCAGGGGCACA ATATGTTGTGTTAGTCAGCAAGCATCATGAAGGTTACTGCAACTGGCCAACCAATGTCTCCTTCAACTGGAACTCCCAGATGCTGGGACCTAATAGAGATCTTGTGG GTGAATTAGCACAGGCAGTACGGGAAAACACTAAGATTCGCTTCGGCCTGTACCACTCTCTGTTTGAGTGGTTCCATCCTCTGTATCTACAAGACAAGGCCAACAACTTCTCCACATCACGTTTTGTTGAT GAGAAGACTATTCCCGAACTGATTGAGATTAGTGAGAGGTACAAGCCAGAAGTGATTTGGTCTGATGGTGACTGGGAGGCACCCTCCTCCTACTGGAAATCTCCAGAATTCCTGGCCTGGCTTTATAACGACAG TCCCACAAGGGACAGTGTGGTGACCAATGACCGATGGGGTAAAGATGCTACATGTCATCATGGAGGTTTCCTCACCTGCATGGACAGATACAATCCAG GAACACTTCAACCCCGTAAGTTTGAGAATGCTATGACAATAGACAAGAAGTCATGGGGTTTCCGGCGTAATGCTGATCTGGCAGCCTACCTTAACATTGAGGAGATCCTGGCCACATTTGCTGAGACTATCAG TTGTGGAGGCAACATGTTGATCAATGTTGGTCCAACCAAATATGGTATGATCAGTGCAATCTATGAGGAAAGATTTCGCCAACTTGGTTCATGGTTGAGTGTCAATGGAGAAGGTATATATTCCACCAAACCCTGGACATCCCAGAATGACACAGTTACGAAAGGAGTATG GTATGTACAGAAGAATAGCAATGTGTATGCCATTGTACTGAACTGGCCAGAGGAAGAACTTCAGCTCGGGGCACCCAAAGCAACTGCAGCTACTACAGTCAGTCTGCTTGGATATGATGGCAACTTCAACTACCAAGATCGATCGGGAGGCGGCATTACTATACAGATTCCACCAATCCCCATCAACAAAATGCCATGTGAATGGGCCTGGATCTTCAAACTCACTGGACTCCAAAGCTGA